In one Cellulomonas sp. JZ18 genomic region, the following are encoded:
- a CDS encoding alpha/beta fold hydrolase: MDSFTRDGLRFDVRDHAPDAPTSTTGDDAPVVVLLHGFPQDGSAYDAVVPLLTAAGARVLVPDQRGYSPGARPPGRRPYAVPELVADVVALIDAAGVEQAHVVGHDWGGAVAWAVAAREPDRVATLTVLGTPHPAAMRAGLLRGGQALRSSYVGFFQLPGVPERLLLADDGARLRQSLERAGLEPDRAARYVARMREPGALTAALAWYRALPVPGRGSTGPVEVPTTYVSARRDPFFAPASVDATARYVDGSFLRVDLDADHWLPEHRPADVAAAVLGNLR; the protein is encoded by the coding sequence ATGGACTCCTTCACGCGCGACGGCCTGCGCTTCGACGTGCGGGACCACGCACCGGACGCCCCCACCAGCACGACCGGCGACGACGCCCCCGTCGTCGTCCTCCTGCACGGCTTCCCCCAGGACGGCTCGGCCTACGACGCGGTCGTCCCCCTGCTGACGGCCGCGGGTGCGCGCGTGCTCGTGCCGGACCAGCGCGGCTACTCCCCCGGCGCCCGGCCGCCGGGCCGCCGCCCGTACGCCGTGCCGGAGCTCGTCGCCGACGTCGTCGCGCTCATCGACGCCGCCGGCGTGGAGCAGGCGCACGTCGTCGGCCACGACTGGGGCGGCGCGGTCGCGTGGGCGGTCGCGGCGCGCGAGCCGGACCGCGTCGCGACGCTCACGGTGCTGGGCACGCCGCACCCCGCCGCGATGCGGGCCGGGCTGCTGCGCGGCGGGCAGGCCCTGCGCTCGTCCTACGTCGGCTTCTTCCAGCTGCCCGGCGTCCCGGAGCGCCTGCTCCTCGCGGACGACGGCGCCCGCCTCCGGCAGTCCCTCGAGCGCGCCGGTCTCGAGCCCGACCGTGCCGCCCGCTACGTCGCCCGCATGCGCGAGCCCGGCGCCCTGACGGCCGCCCTCGCCTGGTACCGGGCGCTCCCGGTGCCCGGCCGCGGCTCGACGGGCCCGGTCGAGGTCCCGACCACCTACGTCTCCGCCCGCCGGGACCCGTTCTTCGCCCCCGCCTCCGTCGACGCGACGGCCCGGTACGTCGACGGCTCGTTCCTGCGCGTCGACCTCGACGCCGACCACTGGCTGCCGGAGCACCGGCCGGCGGACGTCGCGGCCGCCGTGCTGGGGAACCTGCGCTGA
- the map gene encoding type I methionyl aminopeptidase gives MIEILSPSEIDRARVTGALVADILQTLRERTTVGTNLLEIDRWTRELIEKAGAQSCYVDYAPSFGRGPFGHYVCTSVNDAVLHGRPRDQRLADGDLLTLDLAVLKDGIAADSAISFLVGDARPAESVALIEATERALAAAIEAAGPGVRLGDVSHAIGQVLTGAGYPVNTDFGGHGIGSTMHQDPHVPNTGRPGRGYTLRPGLLLALEPWVMADTDELVTDADGWTLRSATGARTAHSEHTVAITEDGVEVLTLPAHLRA, from the coding sequence ATGATCGAGATCCTGAGCCCGAGCGAGATCGACCGCGCCCGGGTCACGGGCGCCCTCGTCGCCGACATCCTCCAGACGCTCCGCGAGCGCACGACCGTCGGCACCAACCTGCTCGAGATAGACCGCTGGACCCGCGAGCTCATCGAGAAGGCCGGCGCGCAGTCCTGCTACGTCGACTACGCGCCGTCGTTCGGCCGCGGCCCGTTCGGCCACTACGTCTGCACCTCGGTGAACGACGCCGTCCTGCACGGGCGCCCCCGCGACCAGCGCCTCGCCGACGGCGACCTGCTCACGCTCGACCTCGCCGTGCTCAAGGACGGCATCGCGGCGGACTCCGCCATCAGCTTCCTGGTGGGCGACGCCCGCCCGGCCGAGAGCGTCGCGCTCATCGAGGCGACCGAGCGCGCCCTCGCCGCCGCGATCGAGGCCGCCGGCCCGGGCGTCCGCCTCGGCGACGTGTCGCACGCCATCGGCCAGGTGCTCACGGGCGCCGGCTACCCCGTGAACACCGACTTCGGTGGCCACGGCATCGGCTCGACCATGCACCAGGACCCGCACGTGCCGAACACCGGCCGCCCCGGCCGCGGGTACACGCTGCGTCCCGGCCTGCTGCTCGCGCTCGAGCCCTGGGTGATGGCGGACACCGACGAGCTCGTCACCGACGCGGACGGCTGGACGCTGCGCAGCGCGACCGGCGCGCGCACCGCGCACAGCGAGCACACCGTCGCGATCACCGAGGACGGCGTCGAGGTCCTCACGCTCCCGGCGCACCTGCGCGCCTGA
- a CDS encoding helix-turn-helix domain-containing protein, which translates to MVRLPLTPAEIDRGRRLGALLRRARGERSVLTVALDAGVSPETLRKIESGRVATPSFSTVAAVAGVLGLSLDAVWAEVAEGARRSARPDDLVAQRRG; encoded by the coding sequence ATGGTCCGGCTCCCGCTCACGCCCGCCGAGATCGACCGCGGGCGCCGCCTCGGCGCGCTCCTGCGCCGCGCTCGCGGGGAGCGGTCGGTCCTCACCGTCGCGCTCGACGCCGGCGTCTCGCCGGAGACCCTGCGCAAGATCGAGTCGGGCCGCGTCGCGACGCCGTCGTTCTCGACCGTCGCCGCGGTCGCCGGGGTGCTGGGGCTGTCGCTCGACGCGGTGTGGGCGGAGGTCGCCGAGGGCGCGCGGCGCAGCGCCCGCCCCGACGACCTGGTCGCCCAGCGCCGGGGCTGA
- the thiD gene encoding bifunctional hydroxymethylpyrimidine kinase/phosphomethylpyrimidine kinase — protein MVDLAYVIAGSEATGGAGIQADLRTFQELGAFGLGTMTCIVSFDPADDWNHRFFPVPAEIIAQQMEAATTAYELDVVKIGMLGTPATIDVVAEGLRRQPWRHVVLDPVLICKGQEPGAALDTDTALREQVLPLATVVTPNLFETKTLSGMDTIETVEQLTEAARRIQALGPRAVVAKGGVELPGDDAVDVLLDGDEVTVLATPKVGNERVAGAGCTLAAAIAAELAKGREVRDAVTRAKEFVTAGIEGRVSGKAPFTVVRQGA, from the coding sequence GTGGTCGACCTCGCGTACGTGATCGCCGGATCGGAAGCGACCGGCGGCGCCGGCATCCAGGCGGACCTGCGCACGTTCCAGGAGCTCGGCGCCTTCGGCCTCGGCACGATGACGTGCATCGTGTCGTTCGACCCGGCGGACGACTGGAACCACCGCTTCTTCCCCGTGCCGGCCGAGATCATCGCGCAGCAGATGGAGGCGGCGACGACCGCCTACGAGCTCGACGTGGTGAAGATCGGCATGCTCGGCACGCCGGCGACGATCGACGTCGTCGCCGAGGGGCTGCGCCGCCAGCCGTGGCGGCACGTCGTGCTCGACCCGGTCCTCATCTGCAAGGGCCAGGAGCCCGGTGCCGCCCTCGACACGGACACCGCGCTGCGCGAGCAGGTCCTGCCGCTCGCGACCGTCGTCACCCCGAACCTGTTCGAGACGAAGACGCTCTCCGGCATGGACACCATCGAGACGGTCGAGCAGCTCACCGAGGCGGCGCGCCGCATCCAGGCGCTCGGCCCGCGCGCCGTGGTCGCCAAGGGCGGGGTCGAGCTGCCCGGTGACGACGCGGTCGACGTCCTGCTCGACGGCGACGAGGTCACGGTGCTCGCGACGCCGAAGGTGGGGAACGAGCGCGTGGCCGGTGCCGGCTGCACCCTCGCCGCCGCGATCGCCGCCGAGCTCGCGAAGGGGCGCGAGGTCCGCGACGCGGTCACCCGCGCGAAGGAGTTCGTCACGGCGGGCATCGAGGGCCGCGTGTCGGGCAAGGCGCCGTTCACGGTGGTGCGGCAGGGCGCCTGA
- a CDS encoding polymorphic toxin-type HINT domain-containing protein, with the protein MRHRSRQASTLTAGTSRAIADVQVGDTVLAVAADGTTTHRQVVATITGHGAKDLVDLTLVGSGGGGPPADTKITATEGHLFLTADGDWVPAGDLNPGDQLVDPDGTPVTLAATTQRSQTATVHNLTVDTDHTYTVTTTDGTDVVTHNDDIRNAIGGAQTANACPVGGANGSLRDPETGRFVRDPAKPPAQPRSSGHGNSLDSTATTYLYRIEDPSGDLVK; encoded by the coding sequence GTGCGTCATAGGAGCCGCCAAGCTTCCACGCTCACCGCCGGCACCAGCAGGGCGATCGCCGACGTCCAGGTCGGCGACACCGTCCTGGCGGTCGCGGCCGACGGCACCACCACCCACCGCCAGGTCGTGGCCACCATCACCGGCCACGGCGCCAAGGACCTCGTCGACCTCACCCTCGTCGGCTCCGGCGGCGGCGGACCGCCCGCCGACACCAAGATCACCGCCACCGAAGGGCACCTGTTCCTCACCGCCGACGGCGACTGGGTCCCCGCCGGCGACCTGAACCCCGGCGACCAGCTCGTCGACCCCGACGGCACCCCCGTCACCCTCGCCGCCACCACCCAGCGGTCGCAGACCGCGACGGTCCACAACCTCACCGTCGACACCGACCACACCTACACCGTCACCACCACCGACGGCACCGACGTCGTCACCCACAACGACGACATCCGAAACGCCATCGGCGGAGCGCAGACGGCGAACGCCTGCCCAGTCGGAGGAGCCAACGGTAGCCTTCGGGACCCGGAGACCGGGCGCTTCGTGCGCGATCCGGCCAAGCCGCCGGCTCAGCCCCGGTCCTCCGGCCACGGGAACTCACTCGACAGCACCGCGACGACATATCTCTACCGCATTGAGGATCCCTCGGGAGATCTCGTGAAGTAG
- a CDS encoding DUF2599 domain-containing protein: MRTAGGLVLVPALALLLALAGCSAAPTASPEATGTAAPAPDATAAVTAAPDGGVAPAPDPRAPGAERVRADGAAVPGGDGVVAWVLPTDPAAEVAVEPQGDGSVRVTVRTAQAAVTGASLAPAEGVTATVLEDGSAVLRRGDVVVGAVGTPDAAQAPARWFEVEGVLVLRGRPAAVVEVLVGTSALASATWGEAEGGRSLAVVPAAWVRGGSLAAQEVLAAQLAVAQPEAATATMQAQLWCHALGAPDKDAWNLEPWRPEVGTVTLLATRCNPTDDDV, from the coding sequence ATGCGTACCGCGGGTGGCCTCGTGCTGGTGCCGGCCCTCGCGCTGCTGCTCGCGCTCGCGGGGTGCTCCGCGGCCCCCACGGCCTCGCCGGAGGCGACCGGCACGGCGGCGCCCGCGCCCGACGCGACGGCCGCCGTGACCGCTGCCCCGGACGGCGGGGTCGCACCGGCCCCGGACCCGAGGGCGCCCGGCGCCGAGCGCGTGCGCGCCGACGGTGCGGCCGTCCCCGGCGGGGACGGCGTCGTCGCCTGGGTGCTGCCCACGGACCCCGCGGCGGAGGTCGCGGTCGAGCCGCAGGGCGACGGGTCGGTGCGCGTCACCGTGCGGACCGCGCAGGCGGCCGTGACCGGCGCCTCGCTGGCGCCGGCGGAGGGCGTCACGGCGACCGTGCTGGAGGACGGGTCGGCCGTGCTGCGCCGTGGCGACGTCGTCGTCGGTGCGGTGGGCACCCCGGACGCCGCGCAGGCGCCCGCGCGGTGGTTCGAGGTCGAGGGGGTGCTCGTGCTGCGCGGGCGGCCCGCGGCCGTCGTGGAGGTGCTCGTCGGCACGTCGGCGCTCGCGTCGGCGACCTGGGGCGAGGCGGAGGGCGGACGGTCGCTGGCCGTCGTGCCCGCGGCGTGGGTGCGCGGCGGCTCGCTCGCCGCCCAGGAGGTGCTCGCCGCCCAGCTCGCCGTCGCGCAGCCCGAGGCGGCGACGGCGACGATGCAGGCGCAGCTCTGGTGCCACGCGCTCGGTGCCCCGGACAAGGACGCGTGGAACCTCGAGCCGTGGCGCCCCGAGGTCGGGACGGTCACGTTGCTCGCGACCCGCTGCAACCCCACCGACGACGACGTCTGA
- a CDS encoding LPXTG cell wall anchor domain-containing protein yields MHPRTAALALAASVAVVTLTATGAAAGSDAPTPYRVTGTGIELPEGHVLTEHAHLNVLWTSPAGAGARNVHLEGPGTRYHDLVGASAVTWDRLGLPADACVHWVQVAGFDEHFGEGGQAPVCRAAQPVPAPAPVPAPAPPAGAPAPAPAPVVPAPAPAPASPAPAAPVAEVAAAAPTATPSPAPSETAQVLAAHEDAGTDASFALDWDVPARADTLSATGTSAVPVLALGLAAVVAGTVLVLSRRSAQEG; encoded by the coding sequence ATGCACCCCCGCACCGCCGCGCTGGCACTCGCCGCGTCCGTCGCCGTCGTCACCCTCACCGCCACCGGCGCCGCTGCGGGCTCCGACGCACCGACGCCGTACCGCGTCACCGGCACGGGCATCGAGCTGCCGGAGGGACACGTCCTCACCGAGCACGCGCACCTCAACGTGCTGTGGACGTCCCCGGCCGGCGCCGGCGCCCGCAACGTGCACCTGGAGGGGCCCGGCACGCGCTACCACGACCTGGTGGGCGCCTCCGCCGTGACGTGGGACCGGCTCGGGCTGCCGGCCGACGCGTGCGTGCACTGGGTCCAGGTGGCGGGCTTCGACGAGCACTTCGGCGAGGGCGGCCAGGCGCCGGTGTGCCGCGCGGCCCAGCCGGTCCCCGCGCCCGCGCCGGTCCCCGCCCCCGCACCGCCGGCGGGCGCCCCGGCCCCCGCACCGGCCCCGGTCGTCCCGGCCCCCGCTCCGGCGCCGGCGTCGCCCGCGCCGGCCGCACCCGTCGCCGAGGTGGCCGCGGCTGCGCCCACGGCTACGCCCTCCCCCGCCCCGAGCGAGACCGCCCAGGTCCTCGCAGCCCACGAGGACGCGGGCACCGACGCGTCGTTCGCCCTCGACTGGGACGTCCCCGCACGGGCCGACACCCTGTCCGCGACCGGCACGTCGGCGGTTCCCGTCCTCGCGCTGGGCCTCGCGGCCGTCGTGGCCGGGACGGTGCTCGTGCTGAGCCGGCGGTCCGCGCAGGAGGGCTGA
- a CDS encoding winged helix DNA-binding domain-containing protein, with amino-acid sequence MTGAVRTVTADERRARLGRRHALAPGHGAADPVGAARAVVALHSTDPASTVLSALARTPGASPADVERALYEDRDLVRVLAMRRTVFAVPHDLAATALAAAGDTVAVQQRRLLHQLVVASGITQEPEAWVARAERALLDALAAAGQATAPELAAADPSLAQRVVLEPGRTYETTQSVASRLLTTLSAEGRVLRGRQVGGWAAPQFRWTTPAHWRDLGPAPTTGDAAARLARLWLHAYGPARPADLQWWAGWTVARTKAALAALDTVAVVLEDGAPGVLLAEDADEVPPADPWVALLPALDPAAMGWRHRDPFVGEHREQVYDRNGNAGPTVWVDGRVVGGGCSARTARWPWSSSRTWGVRRPTPSRSAPPR; translated from the coding sequence GTGACAGGTGCGGTCAGGACGGTGACGGCGGACGAGCGGCGGGCGCGGCTCGGCCGCAGGCACGCGCTCGCCCCGGGGCACGGCGCCGCCGACCCGGTCGGTGCGGCGCGCGCGGTGGTCGCGCTGCACAGCACGGACCCGGCGTCGACCGTGCTGTCCGCGCTCGCCCGCACCCCCGGCGCGAGCCCGGCCGACGTCGAGCGCGCGCTCTACGAGGACCGCGACCTGGTGCGCGTCCTGGCGATGCGGCGCACGGTCTTCGCAGTGCCGCACGACCTCGCGGCAACGGCGCTGGCCGCGGCAGGCGACACCGTGGCGGTGCAGCAGCGCCGGCTCCTGCACCAGCTCGTCGTCGCCTCCGGGATCACGCAGGAGCCGGAGGCGTGGGTCGCCCGCGCCGAGCGCGCCCTGCTCGACGCGCTGGCCGCGGCCGGCCAGGCCACCGCGCCCGAGCTCGCCGCAGCCGACCCGTCGCTCGCGCAGCGGGTCGTCCTCGAGCCCGGCAGGACGTACGAGACCACGCAGAGCGTCGCGAGCCGCCTGCTCACCACGCTGTCCGCCGAGGGGCGCGTGCTGCGCGGCCGGCAGGTGGGGGGCTGGGCCGCGCCGCAGTTCCGGTGGACGACGCCGGCGCACTGGCGCGACCTCGGACCGGCGCCCACGACCGGGGACGCGGCAGCCCGGCTCGCGCGCCTGTGGCTGCACGCGTACGGGCCCGCCCGGCCCGCGGACCTGCAGTGGTGGGCCGGGTGGACCGTCGCCCGGACGAAGGCGGCGCTGGCCGCGCTCGACACCGTCGCCGTCGTCCTCGAGGACGGGGCGCCGGGTGTCCTGCTCGCCGAGGACGCGGACGAGGTCCCACCCGCGGACCCGTGGGTCGCGCTGCTGCCGGCCCTCGACCCGGCCGCGATGGGGTGGCGGCACCGCGACCCGTTCGTGGGGGAGCACCGCGAGCAGGTGTACGACCGCAACGGGAACGCCGGGCCGACCGTGTGGGTCGACGGGCGCGTCGTCGGGGGTGGGTGCAGCGCGCGGACGGCGAGGTGGCCGTGGAGCTCTTCGAGGACGTGGGGCGTGCGGCGGCCGACGCCGTCGCGGAGCGCGCCGCCGCGCTGA
- a CDS encoding cellulase family glycosylhydrolase, which translates to MSQRTRAFALLAAALLATTGIGATAAPSAQAAAGCRVDYAVTNQWQGGFGANVTVTNLGDPLNGWTVGWTFASGQRITQAWNGTATQSGGTVTVRDAGWNGSVRTGGTASFGFNGSWSGSNPAPTQFTVNGVACTGSVTTTPTPTPTRTPTPTPTTTPPPPTGTTPVAVNGQLRVCGVNLCNQYGKPIQLRGISSHGLQWFPGCYNATSLDVLANDWKADVFRIAMYVNENGYVTDPPGFTARVNSLVDEAEKRGMYAIVDFHTLTPGDPNVNLENAKTFFRNVATRNAAKTNVIYEIANEPNGVTWEQIRTYANQVIPIIKAADPDAVILVGTRGWSSLGVSNGSSSAEIVANPLAFDNIMYTFHFYAASHLDNYRAEVRSAAQRLPLFVSEWGTTSATGGGTVDLASSTAWLDLLDSLKISHVNWTYSDANESSAAFRPGTCSGSSYGTSQLTQSGQFVRSRIVTPDSFPTS; encoded by the coding sequence ATGTCCCAGCGCACCAGGGCGTTCGCCCTGCTGGCCGCGGCCCTGCTCGCGACGACGGGGATCGGCGCGACCGCCGCGCCGTCCGCGCAGGCGGCGGCCGGCTGCAGGGTCGACTACGCCGTCACGAACCAGTGGCAGGGCGGCTTCGGCGCCAACGTCACGGTGACGAACCTCGGCGACCCGCTGAACGGCTGGACCGTCGGCTGGACCTTCGCGTCCGGCCAGCGGATCACGCAGGCGTGGAACGGGACCGCGACCCAGTCGGGCGGCACGGTGACCGTGCGCGACGCGGGCTGGAACGGGTCGGTCCGCACCGGCGGCACCGCGAGCTTCGGCTTCAACGGGTCGTGGAGCGGCTCCAACCCCGCCCCCACCCAGTTCACGGTCAACGGCGTCGCGTGCACGGGCTCGGTCACGACGACGCCCACGCCGACGCCCACCCGCACGCCCACCCCCACCCCGACGACGACGCCCCCGCCGCCCACCGGGACCACCCCGGTCGCGGTGAACGGCCAGCTCCGGGTCTGCGGCGTGAACCTCTGCAACCAGTACGGCAAGCCGATCCAGCTGCGCGGCATCAGCTCCCACGGCCTGCAGTGGTTCCCGGGCTGCTACAACGCGACGTCGCTCGACGTGCTCGCGAACGACTGGAAGGCGGACGTCTTCCGCATCGCGATGTACGTCAACGAGAACGGCTACGTCACCGACCCGCCGGGCTTCACGGCACGCGTGAACTCCCTGGTGGACGAGGCCGAGAAGCGCGGCATGTACGCGATCGTCGACTTCCACACGCTCACGCCGGGCGACCCGAACGTGAACCTCGAGAACGCGAAGACGTTCTTCCGCAACGTCGCCACGCGCAACGCGGCGAAGACGAACGTGATCTACGAGATCGCGAACGAGCCGAACGGCGTGACATGGGAGCAGATCCGCACCTACGCGAACCAGGTGATCCCGATCATCAAGGCCGCCGACCCCGACGCCGTCATCCTCGTCGGCACGCGCGGCTGGTCGTCGCTCGGCGTCTCCAACGGGTCGAGCTCGGCGGAGATCGTGGCGAACCCGCTGGCGTTCGACAACATCATGTACACCTTCCACTTCTACGCGGCGTCGCACCTGGACAACTACCGCGCCGAGGTGCGCAGCGCGGCGCAGCGGCTCCCGCTGTTCGTCTCCGAGTGGGGCACGACCAGCGCGACCGGCGGCGGCACCGTCGACCTCGCCAGCTCCACGGCGTGGCTCGACCTGCTCGACTCGCTGAAGATCAGCCACGTCAACTGGACGTACTCCGACGCGAACGAGAGCAGCGCGGCGTTCCGTCCGGGGACCTGCTCCGGCTCGAGCTACGGGACGTCGCAGCTGACGCAGTCGGGCCAGTTCGTCCGCAGCCGGATCGTGACGCCGGACAGCTTCCCGACGAGCTGA
- the purL gene encoding phosphoribosylformylglycinamidine synthase subunit PurL yields the protein MTTAPVRPADAPTPQHASDTVENAAATPDQVQPYAELGLKQDEYQRIRDILGRRPTAAELAMYSVMWSEHCSYKSSKIHLRQFGEKTTPAMKEHLLVGIGENAGVVDIGDGWAVTFKVESHNHPSYVEPYQGAATGVGGIVRDIISMGARPVAVMDQLRFGAVDHPDTARVVHGVVSGVGGYGNSLGLPNIGGELVFDACYQGNPLVNALCLGVLRHEDIHLANASGVGNKVVLFGARTGGDGIGGASILASETFDDTKPSKRPSVQVGDPFMEKVLIECCLELYAAKVVEGIQDLGAAGISCATSELASNGDGGMHVDLEKVLLRDPTLTAGEILMSESQERMMAVVRPEKLDEFLAITAKWDVETAVIGEVTGTGRLTIDHFGQRIVDVDPRTVAHEGPVYDRPYARPAWQDALVADSVSTPEGQQRYPRPSTAQELRATVLRLLGSPNLASPAWVTDQYDRFVQGNTALAQPDDAGVVRVDETTGLGVALATDANGRFGKLDPYTGAQLALAEAYRNVATSGARPLAVTDCLNFGSPEHPDSMWQLVEAIRGLADACQTLEVPVTGGNVSLYNGTGEPGQVDSSIHPTPVVGVLGVLDDVAHAVASGWTTPGQAVYLLGTTRGELDGSAWADVVHGHLGGTPPRVDLDAERRLAQVLATAARDDLVDAAHDLSEGGLAQALVESSLRYGVGVQVDLDGLCARDGVTPFEALFSESTARAIVAVPRSEEVRFADLCTARGVPALRLGETAETCSPGAGAGDVDPEHAHEAAVEVAGLFTLPLSEAREVWEGTLPRLFG from the coding sequence ATGACCACCGCACCTGTGCGCCCCGCCGACGCGCCCACCCCGCAGCACGCGTCCGACACGGTCGAGAACGCCGCCGCGACCCCCGACCAGGTCCAGCCGTACGCCGAGCTGGGCCTCAAGCAGGACGAGTACCAGCGCATCCGGGACATCCTCGGCCGGCGCCCCACCGCCGCCGAGCTCGCCATGTACTCCGTCATGTGGTCGGAGCACTGCTCGTACAAGTCGTCGAAGATCCACCTGCGCCAGTTCGGCGAGAAGACGACGCCGGCGATGAAGGAGCACCTGCTCGTCGGGATCGGCGAGAACGCGGGCGTCGTCGACATCGGCGACGGCTGGGCGGTCACGTTCAAGGTCGAGTCGCACAACCACCCGTCGTACGTCGAGCCCTACCAGGGCGCCGCGACGGGCGTCGGCGGCATCGTCCGCGACATCATCTCGATGGGTGCGCGCCCGGTCGCCGTGATGGACCAGCTGCGGTTCGGCGCGGTCGACCACCCGGACACGGCGCGCGTCGTGCACGGCGTCGTCTCGGGCGTCGGCGGCTACGGCAACAGCCTGGGGCTGCCGAACATCGGCGGCGAGCTCGTGTTCGACGCCTGCTACCAGGGCAACCCGCTCGTCAACGCGCTGTGCCTGGGCGTGCTGCGGCACGAGGACATCCACCTGGCCAACGCGTCGGGCGTGGGCAACAAGGTCGTCCTGTTCGGGGCGCGCACGGGCGGCGACGGAATCGGCGGGGCGTCCATCCTCGCGTCCGAGACCTTCGACGACACCAAGCCGAGCAAGCGCCCGAGCGTGCAGGTGGGCGACCCGTTCATGGAGAAGGTGCTCATCGAGTGCTGCCTGGAGCTCTACGCGGCGAAGGTCGTCGAGGGCATCCAGGACCTGGGTGCGGCCGGCATCTCGTGCGCGACGAGCGAGCTCGCGTCCAACGGTGACGGCGGCATGCACGTCGACCTCGAGAAGGTGCTGCTGCGCGACCCGACGCTGACGGCCGGCGAGATCCTCATGTCGGAGTCGCAGGAGCGCATGATGGCCGTCGTCCGGCCGGAGAAGCTCGACGAGTTCCTCGCGATCACGGCGAAGTGGGACGTCGAGACGGCGGTGATCGGCGAGGTCACCGGCACGGGCCGCCTCACGATCGACCACTTCGGCCAGCGGATCGTCGACGTCGACCCGCGGACGGTGGCGCACGAGGGACCGGTCTACGACCGCCCGTACGCGCGGCCGGCCTGGCAGGACGCGCTCGTCGCCGACTCGGTCAGCACGCCCGAGGGGCAGCAGCGCTACCCGCGCCCCTCCACCGCGCAGGAGCTGCGGGCCACGGTCCTGCGCCTGCTCGGCTCGCCCAACCTCGCGTCGCCGGCGTGGGTGACGGACCAGTACGACCGCTTCGTGCAGGGCAACACCGCGCTCGCGCAGCCCGACGACGCGGGCGTGGTCCGCGTCGACGAGACGACGGGCCTCGGTGTCGCGCTCGCGACCGACGCGAACGGCCGCTTCGGCAAGCTCGACCCGTACACGGGCGCCCAGCTCGCGCTCGCGGAGGCGTACCGCAACGTCGCGACCTCCGGTGCGCGCCCCCTCGCCGTGACCGACTGCCTCAACTTCGGCAGCCCCGAGCACCCGGACTCCATGTGGCAGCTCGTCGAGGCGATCCGCGGCCTCGCCGACGCCTGCCAGACGCTCGAGGTGCCGGTCACCGGCGGCAACGTCTCGCTCTACAACGGCACCGGCGAGCCCGGCCAGGTCGACTCCTCGATCCACCCGACGCCGGTCGTCGGCGTGCTCGGCGTCCTCGACGACGTCGCCCACGCGGTCGCGTCCGGCTGGACGACGCCCGGCCAGGCCGTCTACCTGCTGGGCACCACGCGCGGCGAGCTCGACGGCTCGGCGTGGGCCGACGTCGTGCACGGCCACCTCGGCGGCACGCCGCCGCGGGTCGACCTCGACGCCGAGCGGCGCCTCGCGCAGGTGCTGGCCACCGCGGCCCGCGACGACCTCGTCGACGCGGCCCACGACCTCTCGGAGGGCGGCCTCGCGCAGGCGCTCGTGGAGTCGAGCCTGCGCTACGGCGTGGGCGTCCAGGTGGACCTCGACGGGCTGTGCGCGCGTGACGGCGTCACCCCGTTCGAGGCGCTGTTCTCCGAGTCGACGGCGCGTGCGATCGTCGCCGTGCCGCGCTCGGAGGAGGTCCGGTTCGCGGACCTGTGCACGGCCCGCGGCGTCCCGGCGCTCCGCCTGGGGGAGACCGCGGAGACGTGCTCGCCGGGCGCCGGCGCCGGTGACGTCGACCCGGAGCACGCGCACGAGGCCGCCGTCGAGGTGGCCGGGCTCTTCACGCTGCCCCTGTCCGAGGCCCGCGAGGTCTGGGAGGGCACGCTGCCGCGCCTGTTCGGCTGA
- a CDS encoding DUF4142 domain-containing protein, translated as MKTTRTVAAVVAAFAGLALAASPAAAAPNAQDQQFLVAAHQGNLAEIASGQAALAEATTPGVRELGQQLITDHQALDAQLTAVAQQLGVALPGTPTPEQQAALAEVQAEDGQDFDTAWLYLQIQSHRQTLALGEQELAGGAEQAVKDLATASAPVVQRHLDHALALARELGVESVPAGTGGQAAASERPLGLALSLAGGLLLASAAAVLVRSRRTAGATHRR; from the coding sequence ATGAAGACCACCCGCACCGTCGCGGCCGTCGTCGCCGCGTTCGCCGGCCTCGCGCTCGCCGCCTCGCCCGCAGCCGCCGCACCCAACGCGCAGGACCAGCAGTTCCTCGTCGCCGCCCACCAGGGCAACCTCGCGGAGATCGCGTCGGGCCAGGCCGCGCTCGCCGAGGCGACGACGCCCGGCGTGCGCGAGCTGGGGCAGCAGCTCATCACCGACCACCAGGCGCTCGACGCACAGCTCACCGCGGTCGCCCAGCAGCTCGGTGTCGCGCTGCCCGGCACGCCGACGCCCGAGCAGCAGGCGGCGCTCGCCGAGGTCCAGGCCGAGGACGGCCAGGACTTCGACACGGCCTGGCTGTACCTGCAGATCCAGTCCCACCGCCAGACGCTCGCCCTCGGCGAGCAGGAGCTCGCCGGCGGCGCCGAGCAGGCCGTCAAGGACCTCGCCACCGCCTCCGCACCCGTCGTGCAGCGGCACCTCGACCACGCGCTCGCGCTCGCGCGCGAGCTCGGGGTCGAGTCCGTCCCGGCCGGCACCGGGGGCCAGGCCGCCGCGTCGGAGCGCCCGCTCGGCCTCGCGCTGTCCCTCGCGGGCGGGCTGCTCCTCGCCTCGGCCGCGGCCGTGCTCGTCCGTTCCCGCCGCACGGCCGGGGCGACGCACCGGCGGTGA